From one Dermacentor andersoni chromosome 1, qqDerAnde1_hic_scaffold, whole genome shotgun sequence genomic stretch:
- the LOC129380574 gene encoding uncharacterized protein, translating to MAATPQHGPGLMPQLPPLPHGIDHQAPPPMHPGAPPPPPPFMAAPPAPVEGPSQQQHQPSSYSKKLSLGGGSVRLQLNREYYRTVPGMLGIVEVLCSCAIVTTLSLRGFVFDVFFFLCNLGFTYALVGAMFFVNGLVGSRAGRDLPLLVAVQYYGLGFVMFLAAGIASLVKSQREALAIMVGTVAVIVAIALFVHAVYAVRTS from the coding sequence ATGGCCGCGACCCCTCAGCATGGCCCAGGTTTGATGCcgcagctgccgccgctgccgcatgGCATAGACCACCAGGCACCACCACCGATGCATCCGGGTGCCCCGCCGCCACCTCCGCCGTTCATGGCGGCGCCTCCGGCACCTGTCGAAGGGCCgtcgcagcagcagcatcagccatCGAGTTACAGCAAGAAGCTCAGCCTGGGTGGAGGCTCGGTGCGACTCCAGCTAAACCGCGAGTACTACCGCACGGTTCCGGGCATGCTGGGCATAGTGGAGGTACTCTGCTCGTGCGCCATCGTCACGACGCTCAGCCTGCGCGGGTTCGTGTTCGACGTGTTCTTCTTCCTCTGCAACCTGGGATTCACGTACGCGCTCGTCGGCGCCATGTTTTTCGTGAACGGCCTGGTGGGCTCGCGTGCCGGCCGCGACCTGCCCCTGCTAGTGGCCGTGCAGTACTACGGGCTCGGCTTCGTCATGTTCCTGGCCGCCGGCATCGCCAGTCTGGTGAAGTCGCAACGCGAGGCGCTCGCTATTATGGTCGGCACCGTGGCCGTCATTGTGGCCATCGCGCTCTTCGTGCACGCCGTGTACGCGGTGCGCACCTCCTGA